A genomic window from Paraburkholderia phytofirmans OLGA172 includes:
- a CDS encoding Uma2 family endonuclease encodes MDRNALIMMWQRLTVKPDVVQWYPYELNECGEIVANACPSARRQIVLTDVYVQLNERLGHLAAMSVAVTTLCFGIMVPDVVWMLPEKWEDFDRDDPVPFVPDLCVEVLLDSERQQNIAHRVHAYLEGGAREVIVVGPDGKVEFWGAEGLRQTSMFEVVLSLDSGYFEVDGAIAEPNGVRS; translated from the coding sequence TTGGACCGCAACGCGTTGATTATGATGTGGCAGCGCCTGACCGTGAAGCCGGACGTGGTTCAATGGTACCCGTACGAGTTGAACGAGTGCGGGGAAATAGTCGCGAATGCATGCCCGTCGGCTCGGCGCCAGATAGTGCTCACGGACGTTTATGTCCAACTGAACGAGCGGTTGGGTCATCTTGCGGCAATGTCGGTGGCCGTTACCACTCTCTGCTTTGGCATCATGGTCCCGGACGTCGTATGGATGTTGCCCGAGAAATGGGAAGATTTCGACCGCGACGACCCGGTGCCGTTCGTGCCCGACCTCTGTGTCGAGGTGCTCCTGGATAGCGAGCGACAGCAGAACATAGCCCACCGGGTGCACGCCTATCTGGAAGGGGGAGCCCGTGAAGTCATCGTTGTCGGTCCAGACGGGAAGGTGGAGTTCTGGGGAGCGGAGGGTCTGCGACAGACATCGATGTTCGAAGTGGTGTTATCGCTTGACAGCGGGTATTTCGAGGTAGACGGCGCCATCGCAGAGCCAAATGGCGTCCGTTCGTGA
- a CDS encoding porin produces the protein MKKIPVALGVSAALAASAAHAQSSVTLYGLIDAGLMYTNNVKTSATSHGSLFQATSGTINGSRFGLRGAEDLGGGLKAIFVLENGFNVQSGKLGQNSRLFGRQAFVGLTSSEFGTVTLGRQYDSLVDFVAPLSGTAGTFGDTGFAHPFDNDNLNHTLRMNNAVKYMSSNYAGLKFGGLYAFSNNTDFTLNRAYSAGASYDFGPFKMAAGYLQINGNGAAPQANTSGAVDLGEAPAQTAGFRFGANVQRTIGAGLNYTFGPAVVGFVYTNSFYQGTQSFNLNNGSQRFNNYELNAKYTLTPAVTLGITDTYTDAHLSGAFNATGTRYGMDPKWNQVNLQAVYALSKRTDVYAEGMYQHAIGQNVVAFINTSGGASSTANQVVGTVGLRTRF, from the coding sequence ATGAAAAAGATCCCCGTTGCCCTCGGCGTATCCGCGGCCCTCGCCGCATCGGCCGCCCATGCACAGAGCTCGGTCACCCTGTACGGCCTGATCGATGCCGGTCTGATGTATACCAACAACGTCAAGACCTCCGCCACTTCGCACGGCAGCCTTTTTCAGGCGACCAGCGGCACCATTAACGGCAGCCGGTTCGGTCTGCGCGGCGCCGAGGACCTCGGTGGCGGCCTGAAGGCCATTTTCGTGCTGGAAAACGGCTTCAACGTGCAGAGCGGCAAGCTCGGGCAGAATAGCCGGCTGTTTGGTCGTCAGGCGTTTGTCGGCCTGACGAGCAGCGAGTTCGGTACGGTGACGCTGGGCCGCCAGTATGACTCGCTGGTGGACTTCGTGGCACCGCTGTCCGGTACGGCCGGCACGTTCGGCGACACGGGCTTCGCGCATCCGTTCGACAACGACAACCTGAACCACACGCTGCGGATGAACAACGCGGTCAAGTACATGAGCAGCAATTATGCGGGCCTGAAGTTCGGCGGCCTCTACGCGTTCTCGAACAACACGGACTTCACGCTGAACCGTGCTTACAGCGCGGGCGCAAGCTACGACTTTGGCCCGTTCAAGATGGCCGCTGGCTACCTGCAGATCAACGGCAACGGCGCTGCCCCCCAGGCGAACACCAGCGGCGCAGTTGACCTCGGCGAAGCGCCTGCCCAGACTGCAGGCTTCAGGTTCGGGGCGAACGTTCAGCGCACGATCGGCGCGGGTCTGAACTACACCTTCGGCCCGGCAGTGGTCGGCTTCGTGTACACGAACAGTTTTTATCAGGGCACGCAATCGTTCAACCTCAACAATGGTTCGCAGCGCTTCAACAACTATGAACTGAACGCCAAGTACACGCTGACACCGGCGGTTACACTGGGTATCACTGACACGTACACCGATGCCCATCTGTCAGGTGCGTTCAATGCGACCGGTACGCGGTACGGCATGGATCCGAAGTGGAATCAGGTCAACCTGCAAGCTGTCTACGCGCTTTCCAAGCGCACGGATGTTTACGCCGAAGGCATGTATCAGCACGCAATCGGCCAAAACGTTGTCGCCTTCATTAATACGTCGGGTGGCGCGTCGTCGACGGCGAACCAGGTGGTCGGCACGGTCGGGTTGCGCACGCGCTTCTAA
- a CDS encoding DUF4148 domain-containing protein, translating to MKTLIQAVAITVALVAPITSFAQSSALKTRAEVRAELVQLEKAGYNPGASNDSTYPAQIQAAEARVAEQNGKTAAAEVRVADTSGVGGTATGSSASGVSCSTSSCDGMKPIYFGQ from the coding sequence ATGAAGACCCTTATTCAAGCAGTTGCTATCACGGTAGCGCTTGTCGCTCCCATCACGTCCTTTGCTCAGTCGAGTGCGCTGAAAACCCGCGCTGAGGTGCGCGCCGAACTGGTCCAGCTCGAAAAGGCCGGATATAACCCGGGCGCCAGCAATGACTCAACCTATCCGGCTCAAATTCAGGCTGCCGAAGCGCGCGTAGCCGAACAGAACGGAAAGACCGCGGCGGCAGAAGTTCGCGTCGCTGACACCAGCGGTGTCGGCGGAACGGCCACGGGCTCGTCAGCATCTGGCGTCAGCTGCTCGACTTCGTCCTGTGACGGCATGAAGCCGATCTATTTCGGTCAATAA
- a CDS encoding type IV toxin-antitoxin system AbiEi family antitoxin domain-containing protein has translation MSNKTVQRLLQESRQGHPIDSGMLRDMGVSAALAAHMVKSGWLQRLSQGVYLLTGDTPSRDGSIAYLGRCIPGLHVGGKTALSWQGVRHNIAFREKVVLWGQKPYRIPPWVAEHLSYSYQTTTLFDDDFPYEKGLKPLPAGDSGVLVSVPERAILELASDIGKGQSMEEASNLMVGLRNLLPHVLDEFLSHCKRVKVVRLVRDLGLEADFSWARDLQKHVDRLGAGKRWSNKTKNGRLTLKPQ, from the coding sequence GTGAGCAACAAGACAGTCCAGCGACTCCTGCAAGAAAGCCGGCAGGGCCACCCGATCGATTCCGGCATGCTCAGGGACATGGGAGTGAGTGCCGCGCTCGCGGCGCATATGGTCAAATCCGGCTGGCTGCAGCGTCTCTCGCAGGGGGTTTACCTTCTGACCGGTGACACGCCATCAAGAGACGGCTCGATCGCCTATCTGGGCCGATGCATACCCGGCCTTCACGTCGGTGGCAAAACGGCCCTTTCTTGGCAGGGCGTACGTCACAACATCGCCTTCCGGGAAAAAGTCGTCTTATGGGGACAGAAGCCATACCGCATTCCTCCGTGGGTGGCGGAACACCTGAGCTACTCGTACCAGACTACCACCCTCTTCGACGACGATTTCCCCTACGAGAAGGGCCTGAAACCACTTCCGGCCGGTGACTCTGGGGTACTGGTCTCCGTGCCCGAGCGAGCCATCCTGGAGCTCGCTAGCGACATCGGGAAGGGACAATCGATGGAGGAAGCGAGCAACCTGATGGTCGGCTTGCGCAATCTGCTCCCCCACGTGCTGGACGAGTTTTTGAGCCACTGCAAACGCGTGAAGGTTGTAAGGCTCGTACGCGACCTCGGACTGGAGGCAGATTTTTCATGGGCAAGAGACCTTCAAAAGCATGTTGACCGTCTTGGCGCCGGGAAACGATGGTCGAACAAAACGAAGAACGGCCGGCTAACACTCAAACCACAATGA
- a CDS encoding IS5 family transposase, with protein sequence MTQLGLGLDLSTKRTRKREFLDEMRRVVPWLKLIALIEPHYPTGKTGRPPFPIATMLQIHFMQQWFGLPDPAMEEALYDVPLYREFAGLDGGMVRLPDESTILRFRHLLETHGLAVQILALVNEILTEKGLMLKAGSAVDATLIAAPGSTKNGSGTRDPEMQSTQKGGNWYFGMKMHIGVDADSGLVHTVIGTAANVHDITVAQTLLHREETDVYADAGYQGIEKRCEPEAVRWHVAMRPAKRRKLDLSDSLDAIYDQIERLKAGIRAKVEHPFRILKRQFGYMKTRYRGLPKNIAQITTLFALGNLWMARRALRKA encoded by the coding sequence ATGACGCAACTTGGTCTTGGTCTGGATCTGTCAACGAAGCGCACGCGCAAGCGGGAATTTCTCGATGAGATGCGACGCGTTGTGCCCTGGTTGAAGCTGATTGCGCTGATCGAGCCGCACTATCCCACGGGCAAAACCGGTCGGCCGCCGTTCCCGATTGCGACGATGCTGCAGATTCATTTCATGCAGCAATGGTTCGGTCTGCCAGACCCTGCCATGGAAGAGGCACTCTATGACGTGCCGCTGTATCGCGAGTTCGCGGGTCTCGACGGCGGGATGGTCCGCTTGCCGGATGAAAGCACGATTCTCCGGTTCCGCCATCTGCTGGAAACGCACGGTCTGGCGGTGCAAATACTGGCGCTGGTCAATGAAATCCTGACGGAGAAAGGCCTGATGCTTAAGGCTGGGTCGGCAGTCGACGCCACCCTGATCGCCGCGCCCGGTTCGACAAAGAATGGCTCCGGCACGCGCGATCCTGAAATGCAATCAACGCAGAAAGGTGGCAACTGGTACTTCGGGATGAAAATGCATATCGGCGTGGACGCCGATTCGGGCCTGGTCCATACGGTCATTGGAACGGCGGCCAATGTTCACGACATTACCGTAGCCCAGACGTTGCTGCATCGTGAAGAAACGGATGTGTACGCAGACGCCGGATATCAGGGTATCGAAAAGCGTTGTGAGCCTGAGGCGGTGCGTTGGCATGTTGCAATGCGACCGGCAAAGCGCAGGAAACTGGATCTGAGTGATTCGTTGGACGCGATATACGATCAGATCGAACGCCTGAAGGCGGGTATTCGGGCCAAGGTCGAACACCCGTTTCGCATCCTCAAGCGGCAGTTCGGTTACATGAAGACGCGCTATCGTGGTTTGCCGAAGAACATCGCCCAGATCACCACGCTGTTTGCTTTGGGCAATTTATGGATGGCTCGCAGAGCTTTGCGCAAAGCTTGA
- a CDS encoding IS4 family transposase has product MKTRDDAGAWVDEEFETLDLGDPRRDRRAKELVKRFASRPTASIPGACEGWAETMAAYRFLGNERIDWRDMMQPHWDRTTTRMGQLPVVLCIADTTELNFNGQDIEGAGPLSYEAQVGMYLHATYAVTPDREPLGVMNAWMWAREPRDANGRRGGVRESVRWVESYEIVAEQARALPDTRLVYVADREGDIAALMQRAQELGEPADWLMRSQHNRALKGEANLWETVHASEVVGHISFVLPGRSGQKAREVRQELRSQRITLPGRAGVTLTCLEAYEVDAPAGVKPVIWRLVTNREAGDAHALIELVDWYRARWEIEMFFNVLKNACRVEALQLSQMERVEKALALYMVVSWRIARLMRVGRTCPELDASLFFAADEIHGAHVLCKKARPKKPPTLSQVIRMIASLGGFLGRKSDGEPGAKTLWIGMQRVMDAVITIQILRDGYDTSV; this is encoded by the coding sequence ATGAAGACTCGAGACGACGCGGGAGCATGGGTGGACGAGGAATTTGAGACGCTGGATTTGGGTGATCCACGGCGAGACCGGCGCGCGAAGGAGCTGGTCAAGCGGTTCGCCAGCCGGCCCACGGCCAGCATTCCGGGCGCGTGCGAAGGCTGGGCCGAGACGATGGCGGCATATCGTTTTCTGGGCAATGAGCGCATCGACTGGCGCGACATGATGCAGCCGCATTGGGACCGTACCACGACGCGCATGGGGCAGTTGCCGGTGGTGCTTTGCATTGCCGATACGACAGAGCTGAACTTTAACGGTCAGGACATTGAAGGGGCCGGCCCGCTCAGTTATGAAGCACAGGTGGGCATGTATCTTCACGCGACCTATGCGGTGACACCGGATCGGGAGCCGCTGGGTGTGATGAACGCATGGATGTGGGCGCGCGAACCACGCGATGCAAACGGCAGGCGTGGCGGTGTCAGGGAAAGTGTGCGGTGGGTCGAAAGCTATGAGATCGTGGCCGAACAGGCACGGGCCCTGCCTGACACGCGACTGGTGTATGTGGCCGATCGTGAAGGCGACATCGCCGCGCTCATGCAGCGTGCGCAGGAACTGGGTGAACCGGCGGACTGGCTGATGCGCTCGCAGCACAATCGCGCCCTGAAGGGCGAAGCGAATTTGTGGGAGACGGTGCACGCCAGTGAGGTGGTCGGCCACATCAGCTTCGTGCTGCCCGGGCGCAGCGGCCAGAAGGCGCGTGAAGTGAGGCAGGAACTGCGTAGCCAGCGCATCACGCTGCCCGGGCGTGCCGGTGTCACGCTCACCTGCCTCGAGGCGTATGAAGTGGATGCGCCAGCGGGTGTGAAGCCCGTCATCTGGCGTCTTGTGACCAACCGCGAAGCGGGCGATGCGCATGCGCTCATCGAACTCGTTGACTGGTACCGCGCGAGGTGGGAAATAGAAATGTTCTTCAACGTCCTGAAGAACGCCTGCCGGGTTGAAGCGCTGCAACTCTCACAGATGGAGCGCGTGGAGAAGGCGCTCGCGCTGTACATGGTCGTATCGTGGCGTATCGCACGGCTCATGCGTGTCGGCAGAACCTGTCCGGAGCTGGACGCGTCGTTGTTCTTCGCGGCTGACGAGATACACGGCGCTCACGTGCTCTGTAAGAAGGCGCGTCCGAAAAAACCACCGACGCTCAGCCAGGTGATACGGATGATCGCGTCACTGGGAGGATTCCTCGGGCGCAAGAGCGACGGCGAACCGGGCGCGAAGACGCTGTGGATTGGCATGCAGCGAGTCATGGATGCTGTGATCACCATTCAGATCTTGCGCGACGGTTACGACACTTCTGTATAA
- the tnpC gene encoding IS66 family transposase produces the protein MRLTYLSIDRLSIGILNDADSSGRARNVVAEAEIYGAHPTWPVPRIIRVGFCISVLPEGRQVIDLPPTRFAVTEHRVQIAQCACGKRHSGVFPGNVSQAVQYGPQIRAAAVYLTQYQQLPVARTAQALADLFGVRVSTGTVQQSIDEAAGLLAPAVKQISEALREQPVVHFDESAMRVGRAPYWLHLASTRTLSWYGAHHKRGGQALDSFGILPGFTGIAVHEGWRPYAAYACDHALCNAHHLRELVFIVESTQQAWAQQMIDLLCRAKREVDLSVAGGNRALDPSRQRYYRRRSRELIARARKLNPTQARAPTRVDLRGRIRQSFTYNLVRRLQTQATEVWRFIADHRVPFDNNQAERDIRMPKLKQKISGCFRAVSGMQAFCTIRSYLASLRKQNRALIDALALAFTGFVVSPLPAAE, from the coding sequence ATGCGCTTAACGTATCTATCAATAGATAGATTGTCAATTGGAATCTTAAATGATGCCGATAGCTCTGGCCGCGCGCGAAACGTGGTTGCTGAGGCAGAAATCTACGGCGCGCACCCAACATGGCCCGTTCCTCGCATCATACGCGTCGGCTTCTGTATCAGCGTGTTGCCCGAAGGACGTCAGGTCATCGATCTGCCGCCTACGCGCTTCGCGGTGACAGAACATCGCGTGCAGATCGCGCAGTGCGCCTGCGGCAAGCGTCATTCGGGTGTGTTTCCCGGGAACGTGAGCCAGGCGGTGCAGTATGGTCCCCAGATCCGCGCGGCGGCCGTTTATCTGACGCAGTACCAGCAGTTGCCGGTGGCACGTACGGCCCAGGCACTGGCGGATCTGTTTGGTGTGCGGGTGAGTACGGGCACGGTGCAGCAGAGCATCGATGAGGCGGCCGGCCTGCTGGCCCCCGCGGTTAAACAGATCAGCGAGGCGCTACGCGAGCAGCCCGTGGTGCATTTCGATGAGAGCGCCATGCGCGTGGGGCGTGCGCCTTACTGGTTGCATCTGGCCTCGACCCGTACGTTGAGCTGGTATGGCGCACATCACAAGCGCGGTGGCCAGGCACTGGACAGCTTCGGGATTCTGCCCGGTTTTACGGGCATCGCCGTGCATGAGGGCTGGAGGCCGTACGCTGCCTATGCGTGTGACCATGCGCTGTGCAACGCGCACCATCTGCGCGAACTGGTGTTCATCGTGGAGTCGACCCAGCAAGCCTGGGCCCAGCAGATGATCGATCTGCTTTGCCGGGCCAAGCGCGAAGTCGACCTCAGTGTGGCTGGCGGCAACAGGGCGCTGGATCCATCGCGTCAGCGCTATTACAGGCGACGCAGCCGCGAACTGATCGCCCGGGCGCGCAAACTGAATCCAACCCAGGCGCGCGCGCCCACACGCGTGGACCTGCGCGGCCGGATCAGACAAAGCTTCACCTACAACCTGGTGCGCCGCCTGCAGACGCAGGCGACCGAAGTGTGGCGCTTCATTGCCGATCACCGGGTACCGTTCGACAACAACCAGGCCGAACGCGATATCCGCATGCCCAAGCTCAAACAGAAAATCTCGGGGTGTTTCCGTGCGGTATCAGGCATGCAAGCCTTCTGTACGATCCGCTCCTACCTTGCCAGTCTGCGCAAACAGAACCGCGCGCTGATCGATGCGCTCGCCCTGGCCTTTACCGGATTCGTCGTTTCACCGCTTCCGGCTGCTGAATAG
- a CDS encoding SUMF1/EgtB/PvdO family nonheme iron enzyme — translation MNRDPAPHHPLVQRLIDARQVTDALFAIVKPEFLYERPIRERHRIVFYLGHLEAFDRNLFDQRLCDLPAFDPHLDQLFAFGIDPVDGGFPTDQPTDWPLLDAVRSYALRAREQIDRELDALSDSAHLGREGAHAEAAEQLLNVAIEHRLMHAETLAYMLHQLPLAQKVTTLREAVLTRSEPRDGLSSMVNVPAGATVLGMSRESGRFGWDNEFGEMRVDVPAFEIDRHMVTNGAFREFIEAGGYREPKWWTDKDWAWKEAEHIEHPACWSQQTGGDRHSAWMLRTMFDEVPLPLDWPVYVSHAEASAYARWAGKTLPSEAQWQRAAHGAPHAMSGNFDFRSWDPQPVDAYPDNVSAFGVEGQFGNGWEWTSTVFDALPGFEAFPFYPGYSANFFDGQHYVIKGGSARTAQCMLRPAFRNWFQPHYQYVYAGFRCASC, via the coding sequence ATGAATCGCGACCCCGCCCCGCATCACCCGCTCGTCCAGCGTCTGATCGACGCGCGTCAAGTCACCGACGCCCTGTTTGCCATCGTCAAACCCGAGTTTCTGTATGAACGGCCGATCCGCGAGCGCCACCGGATCGTGTTTTACCTCGGCCATCTGGAAGCTTTCGATCGTAACCTTTTCGATCAACGCCTGTGCGATCTGCCGGCGTTCGATCCGCACCTCGACCAGCTCTTCGCTTTCGGTATCGATCCTGTCGACGGCGGCTTTCCGACCGATCAACCCACTGACTGGCCATTGCTCGACGCCGTGCGCAGCTACGCGTTGCGCGCCCGCGAGCAGATCGACCGCGAGCTCGATGCACTGAGCGACTCGGCGCATCTCGGCCGCGAGGGGGCACATGCCGAGGCGGCCGAGCAGTTGCTGAACGTCGCGATCGAGCATCGGCTGATGCATGCTGAAACGCTCGCGTACATGCTGCACCAGTTGCCGCTTGCGCAGAAAGTCACCACGTTGCGCGAGGCAGTGCTGACGCGTTCCGAACCGCGTGACGGGTTGTCCTCGATGGTCAACGTGCCGGCCGGCGCGACGGTGCTCGGCATGTCGCGCGAGAGTGGCCGTTTCGGCTGGGACAACGAGTTCGGCGAAATGCGCGTCGACGTGCCGGCGTTCGAGATAGACCGCCACATGGTGACGAACGGCGCATTTCGTGAGTTTATCGAGGCAGGCGGCTATCGCGAACCGAAGTGGTGGACCGACAAGGATTGGGCCTGGAAAGAAGCCGAACATATCGAGCATCCCGCCTGCTGGTCGCAGCAAACCGGAGGCGATCGGCACAGCGCATGGATGCTGCGCACGATGTTCGACGAAGTACCGCTGCCGCTCGACTGGCCGGTGTATGTGAGTCACGCCGAAGCCAGCGCCTACGCGCGCTGGGCCGGCAAAACGCTACCCAGCGAAGCGCAATGGCAACGCGCGGCACACGGCGCACCGCACGCGATGTCGGGCAATTTCGATTTTCGCAGCTGGGACCCGCAGCCGGTCGATGCGTATCCTGATAACGTCAGCGCGTTCGGCGTGGAAGGTCAATTCGGCAATGGCTGGGAGTGGACCTCCACCGTGTTCGACGCACTGCCGGGGTTTGAAGCGTTTCCGTTTTACCCGGGCTACTCCGCCAACTTTTTCGACGGGCAGCATTATGTGATCAAAGGCGGTTCGGCGCGCACCGCGCAATGCATGTTGCGGCCGGCCTTTCGCAACTGGTTTCAACCGCATTATCAGTATGTGTATGCGGGGTTTCGGTGTGCCTCCTGTTGA
- a CDS encoding helix-turn-helix domain-containing protein: MRALCMPQGLSPDELTKLEALICTARSVQRGEALYRSGDRFDNIYAVRSGSMKTVMAHRDGREQVTGLRLAGEALGLDGISEDMHACSAVALEDSTVCIVPYPALKSLCREISSMQDRLHKLLGEQIVREAGQMMVLGSLSADERVAAFLLDVSERNAQRGYSSAEFNLRMTREDMGSYLGMTLETVSRTLSRFQKRGLIDAHGKHIRIVDLEGLQKV; this comes from the coding sequence ATGCGGGCGCTCTGCATGCCGCAAGGCCTGTCGCCTGACGAACTGACGAAACTCGAAGCGCTCATTTGCACCGCGCGTTCGGTGCAGCGCGGCGAAGCGCTGTATCGCAGCGGCGACCGCTTCGACAATATCTATGCCGTGCGTTCCGGTTCCATGAAAACCGTCATGGCGCACCGTGACGGCCGCGAACAGGTCACCGGGTTGCGCCTTGCCGGCGAAGCGCTCGGCCTCGACGGCATCAGCGAAGACATGCATGCATGCAGCGCCGTCGCCCTGGAAGACAGCACCGTTTGCATCGTCCCCTACCCGGCCCTCAAGTCCCTGTGCCGCGAAATCAGCTCAATGCAGGACCGACTGCACAAACTGCTGGGCGAGCAGATCGTCCGCGAAGCTGGGCAGATGATGGTGCTCGGCTCACTTTCAGCGGACGAACGCGTAGCGGCATTTCTGCTCGACGTATCGGAGCGCAACGCGCAGCGCGGCTATTCTTCAGCGGAATTCAACTTGCGCATGACACGCGAGGACATGGGCAGTTACCTCGGGATGACGCTCGAAACTGTGAGCCGCACCCTGTCAAGATTTCAAAAGCGCGGCCTGATCGACGCACACGGCAAACATATCCGGATCGTCGACCTGGAAGGCCTGCAGAAGGTGTAA
- a CDS encoding FadR/GntR family transcriptional regulator has translation MNEHKTTGLPDKIYSDILNRILDGEYKEGERLPTEHALAERFATSRPTVREALARLRADGIIMTRHGSGTTVARRPDPDVRRFAPLETLSDIRRCYEFRIVTEAGAAEQAALKADADDIAAIQHAWDQLECIIETRGIGAQDDFIFHLAVARASKNPFFITVMSFIEEQILFSMNLSRNLSLVKTVERQRLVQDEHMAVLEAIRRKDGPAAGLAMRAHLENALERMFGS, from the coding sequence ATGAACGAGCACAAAACGACGGGCTTGCCCGACAAGATCTACAGCGACATCCTCAATCGCATTCTTGACGGCGAGTACAAGGAAGGCGAGCGGCTGCCTACCGAGCATGCGCTCGCCGAACGCTTTGCGACGTCTAGGCCAACCGTGCGCGAAGCGCTTGCACGCTTGCGGGCGGACGGGATCATCATGACGCGGCACGGCTCGGGCACCACGGTTGCGCGGCGGCCGGACCCCGATGTGCGCCGGTTTGCGCCGCTCGAAACGCTGTCCGACATTCGCCGCTGTTATGAATTCCGCATCGTGACCGAGGCGGGCGCGGCCGAGCAGGCGGCGCTCAAGGCCGACGCCGACGACATCGCCGCGATCCAGCATGCGTGGGACCAGTTGGAATGCATCATCGAAACCCGGGGCATCGGTGCGCAGGACGATTTCATATTCCACCTGGCGGTGGCGCGCGCCTCGAAGAACCCGTTTTTCATCACGGTCATGTCGTTCATCGAAGAGCAGATCCTGTTCAGCATGAACCTGTCGCGCAATCTGTCGCTCGTGAAGACGGTGGAGCGGCAGCGGCTCGTGCAGGACGAACATATGGCCGTGCTCGAGGCGATCCGCCGCAAGGATGGCCCTGCAGCGGGGCTGGCAATGCGCGCGCATCTTGAGAATGCGCTTGAGAGGATGTTCGGTTCCTGA
- a CDS encoding acyl-homoserine-lactone synthase encodes MQTTIRIGMRQEFDNADINEMYRLRARVFHGRLGWDIPTIAGMEIDGYDALGPHYMLIQGDDRHVRGCWRLMPTEGPNMLKDTFPQLLHGADAPVGRHIWELSRFAIETGGEEQSFGFADLTMQAIHELVTFADRMGITRYVTVTTTPIERLLRKTGIDISRLGSPLQIGVERAVALDIAISPKTRTALFGPMAAAA; translated from the coding sequence ATGCAAACAACGATCCGGATTGGAATGCGGCAAGAATTTGACAACGCGGACATCAACGAGATGTACCGCCTGCGGGCGCGGGTGTTTCACGGGCGGCTCGGATGGGACATTCCGACCATCGCGGGCATGGAGATCGACGGCTACGACGCCCTCGGGCCGCACTATATGCTGATTCAGGGCGACGACCGGCACGTGCGGGGCTGCTGGCGCCTGATGCCGACGGAGGGGCCAAACATGTTGAAGGACACCTTTCCGCAATTGCTGCATGGCGCGGATGCGCCAGTCGGGCGGCACATCTGGGAACTGAGCCGGTTCGCGATCGAAACCGGCGGCGAGGAGCAGTCGTTCGGCTTTGCCGACCTGACGATGCAGGCGATTCACGAACTCGTGACGTTTGCCGACCGGATGGGCATCACGCGTTATGTCACGGTGACCACCACGCCGATCGAACGGCTGCTGCGCAAGACCGGGATCGACATCAGCCGGCTCGGGTCGCCCCTGCAGATCGGCGTGGAACGGGCCGTGGCGCTGGATATCGCGATCAGTCCGAAGACCCGCACCGCCCTGTTCGGGCCGATGGCCGCCGCCGCCTGA
- a CDS encoding transcriptional regulator, producing the protein MELLDNHWQAQPSVQTRPAEPSSAVDRVLIIAYRKKKKESQRRFWARFGVTQSRGSRFESGAEIPPPVSILLGLYFTKTVSDADLGRAERVLTSRDAAALLNPGQ; encoded by the coding sequence ATGGAACTTCTCGACAACCACTGGCAGGCGCAACCCTCCGTGCAAACTCGCCCGGCAGAGCCTTCATCGGCGGTGGACCGCGTTCTGATCATTGCCTATCGCAAGAAGAAAAAAGAGAGCCAGCGCCGTTTCTGGGCACGCTTCGGCGTGACGCAGTCGCGTGGCAGCCGGTTCGAATCGGGCGCCGAAATTCCGCCGCCGGTGTCGATCCTGCTGGGCCTCTACTTCACCAAAACCGTTTCGGACGCCGATCTGGGCCGGGCCGAGCGGGTCCTGACCAGCCGCGACGCCGCCGCCTTGCTCAACCCGGGTCAATAA